CCAATCTCACATCTGTTACTCAACCAATCAACTGAAAAGTTTCATTTGAATCTGAAATTGTTTGTAACCCAAGAAACACAAGCAGGGGTGGGAATTAGGGAGCTATTAAATGAGTTCTTTAAAGTAAGAATCCTGCAAGTGAACATCATGTGTTCAAATTATGCAGCAGATGGGCCTGAAAGTCCATCTTGGATGGCTGCCATTGCAGGATTTTGCTCCATCACTTTCCTTATTTTCCTTATCTGTTTCAACCGTATTATAATTCATTCTGGAAAGCACTCCAAAATGGCCAAAGAAAAGACTCCCTCTTGGGCTGTGGATCTTCTTCTGATAGCTGCTTTTATCCTAGCTTTAGCTTGCAGCGCCTCGGTGGCAGCTATTTTGAGATGGAGAAGGCCGAGGAAAGGGATTCCGCAAAGATCGCATAGAGAAATCAACCCCCTTGATCTAAGTTCATCTTTACTTATGTTTCTAATACATATTGACAAATCAGTTGACAACTTATTAAACTATGAATTGAACAGATACATTTGGCAAGCTCCGAAATGAAATCGGTGGATCTAATAGCGGAGTTTTGGTTTGTGGACCTGAGAGCATGAAGGAATCAGTGGCGTTTGCATGCCAGCAGGAATCCGAGTGTTTTAAAGTTAGTGGAAAGAGAACAGAATCTTGCTTCACTTTCCACTCTCTAAACTTCACGCTGTAGCAGTCCAAGTATGGCTAACCAAACTTGTGCGTTCTATCAAGGCATGGATCTCAGAAAGCTTTCTGAGTGCCCCCGTTTATCTATCATTAGATATTTGAATGTAATACTCCAAAAAGGCGAAAGATTTAGGTAGTGTTCCACAAGTATTATTACTATACATTTGAATGTAATAATAGTCAAAAGGTGAAAGATATAGGTACTGTTCCATagatagttttgtttttttccaataaaaacACGATTAGTATTAAGTGTTAAAGTCTATGAAGTACTGACACTCACACGGATATCGAACACGACACGGACACGTGAACACCTGTCAAACACATCAAACTCGCGTTGGCGTCGTGTCGTGTCGGACACCGGACATGACAAGGAAGTCGGGTGTCCGTGGTGCTTCATAGGTTATAGCTTTATCAATGAAAACACTGCACATGTAATATAATAACTGTTACACGTGCTGTATTTTCGTTAGAAAACGGAATTATTGAATAGTATCATAGTTTTGTCCTAATCAAAACatccttttacttttttttctcccaAAGAATGTGGTTGCGATGTTCTGCTATCAATGTTCACATCTGACTGTAATCAAAGTATCGTATACAAAGATTGCATTCAAAATATCCTCCTCTTGTTATCTTCGGATGCGATTTTCAAGTTGATCAGGAAAGTTTCAAAACATGTGTGCTGCGTGCAGACTGCGACACCTGTTAATGCTCGTATATGTGTAgtcattttcattcatgcagAATATAGTTacaatatacaaatttccatttATACAGACAAAGGTAACGAACCACAGAGGAAAGCAAGCCAATCACGCTTTGAGATACAAGTGACCCTAATAGGTTGAACCTTACCTGTTGActaaaactataattaaaaactagttttgcttttgccttgatcatgtaCAATGCACGATGGAGAGTCAAGATGGACTTTGATTGAAACTATAAGAAATCCAATaataaaaagcaaaacaaacaaatacacATCAAATCAAACCGCAATCTAGCAAAATCCATTCACaacgaggaaaaaaaaaaataagtctaatatgtacagtgaaaaaaatctcaaactcgtgcaaaaaaaaaaaaactcaaacagGAGGAGGGGAGGGTTGCAAGGGCGCAGTCTCATCCATATCCTTGCCGCCGCGAACCAAATCGGACAAGACTTTTCCGGGGGCCTCCTGCGGCTCCTCTCCGAGGAGAAGCGCAACGACCTCCTTCATGGTGGGTCTCCTCTGAGGATCAGGGTGGCAACAAGCCAACCCAAGCTTCAACACCATCTCCACATCTCCCTCATCGTACTCCCCTCTAATCCACGCATCCGCAGCCTCGCGCGCGCAACCCTTGGCGTACAGCTCCCTCACCCAATCAATGAGCACCACCTCCTCCTCCGCCACCGACGTCTCAATCGGCCGCCTCCCGCACGCCACCTCCAGCAGCACCACCCCGAAGCTGTACACGTCACTCGCCGAAGTCGGCGCTGCAACCGTGGCCAGCTCCGGCGCCAAGTAGCCCAACGTCCCCACCACACGTGTGGTGTTGGGAACCTCCCCGTGCGTGTAAAGCTTGGCCAAACCAAAGTCCCCTAATCTCCCTCTCATGTCGGCGTCCAACAAAATGTTGCTCGATTTGATGTCCCTGTGAATAACAACCTGGTCCCAACCGTGGTGAAGGTAGTTAAGCCCCTCTGCCACGTCGACAAGGATACGACGGCGTTGCTCCCACCCCAGAAGCTTCTCCGACTTATCGAAAACCCACTTGTTGAGACTCCCGTTGGGCATGTAATCATAAACCAACATAAGCTCGTTCCCCTTTCTGCACCACCCTCTCATTTGAACCAAGTTCTTGTGCTGAAGCCTCCCCATGCTTGAAATCTCCGCCATGAATTCCCGCAACCCTTGCTTCGAATCGTGGTTCACGCACTTCACCGCAATTTGCGTATGGTTCGGTAACGTCCCTCTGTACACTCTCCCGAACCCTCCAGAACCTAACAGCATCTCCTTCCGAAACTCCCCCGTCGCCGAACTTAACTCCTCGTAGGAAAATCTGTGCGGCCAGTACTCTAGCTCCCAGTCTTCGATCTCGTCTTCTTCCTCTTTCGCTTTGTTCATTCGCCACCATAGGTAAAAACCAGAAGCGCATATAAGGACAAATACAAAACAACCGACGACAATTCCCGCTATTGCGCCGCCGGAGATCGAGGAAGAAGACGATTCTAGTTGAAACACTGGTAAATTCGTTGTGTTGAGCTCCTTTGCAGGTCCCGAATCGCTGAAGCTCCATGCGAGAACTCTCTGCGCCTCGATCCAGTTCGTTTTCGAAGCGGAAAACCCTACGTACATGTCGGCGGACACGTAGTCAGCTATGGCAGGATTCTGATACGAAAGCGAGGGTTTCGTAGGGCGCGAAACGCCGACTGGCGCGACGGTTACGTTGAACTCGAGATTCTCGCCGTTGAAGTCGATCCAGGCGTGGATGTTCTGGCCGGTGCGCATGCGCACCGGGACGAAGGCGCCGGACGAGTTGAAGTAGCCGGCGGTGGTGGCGTTTATGGATTCAATGTTGTTGAGGTCGATTCCGATGTGGTTGTCGTCGATGTCGTTGAACTCGGGGTTCCGGCCGGTGTCGAATTCGACGGCGACGAGGGGGAAAACGGAGGGGGAGGTTGCGTTGGTGAATAGGCCGAAGTACTGGCTGGCGAGGGCGCCGGGAGGGTTGGTGGTGTTGCAGAGGACGAAGGCGAGACCGAAGCCGGGGCTGGTAGAGATCTGCGGCAAGATGGAGAAGACAAAAGaagtggagaaggaagaaatggaagagTTTGTTTTGGTCATGGGGATTTTGATGGGGTAGAAGGCGCGGCCGTAGGAGTATTGGTTGGAGTCGTTGTTCATGCGGATGACGGAGGCGTCGACGCGGGCATCTTTGATGAGAGTGAGGTTGGTGACGCCGGCGAAGGAGTTGAATAGGAAGTCAAGAGAAAGTGTGGGAgtaaggaagagagagaggtggAGGAGAATCAGGAACACCGTGCCGGAAAATAGCGTTTCGGCGGCGACGGGGGAATTGGAAGGAGACATCGGTGTGGGTGGAATAGAGGAGTTGTCCTTGTCCCCCTCAAGCCTCAAGGCAAGGCCAAGTGTGTTTTGAGTTACATAAATGGTTAGGATTGTTTGGGTTAGCAAATCATAAATGTTTGAACCTTCGTTCAACAACGTTGAATACTAATAAATACAGTACAATgacttttattaaataaatactacattttttaggttttttttttttaccaaatgttGATTagtgtcttaaaaatatattgattatagaattaaagtaaaaatattttcattaaaggATGATAGCTAGATTATGTTAttcctgatttttttttgtatgttctGGTATAATTTACATAACcaatatcttattttaaatttaaaaatactgattaacaagatttttttttaatattgttcttAGTTGTACACTTTTTCTTTccaattatatgatatttagattttaatacaagtattaaaaaatgtaattaatttattaaattttataagaaatattaatttcCTAGTGCATgttttatctctttaatttattactattcattcttctatatattattttcagatgatgatgttaaaaaaatatttaatgtaatattaattttataaaactacatctatttttaaacaatttttttctaagaagtCAGAACGGATGGAGTACttgttaagtaaaaaataaattgttagtattacttttatttaatgcttattattttaaagtgttaagaatattaataaaaagataCAACAATAAAACTCAATTCAACGACCAATATCACTGAAGgttcctaataaaaaaaaggaaaagttatCACTGGATACCGTCAGCAGTCGAATGCATAGACTTTAAGCTGTACCCACTGTATCTTTTTTTATAGTGCCTTTTTAAAAGTCCACTTGCAATTTAACATATGAACATGTTGAGAATGTTTATATGGGTTTCTTTTTAAGAaggttaaatataatttttggctgtgtaaatatatttttcaaaatgtcCACATTACGTGTGATTTATCTTAATGATCTATTAAATTgagtagataaaaataataaaacaaattatattcttatttcttgattttttttctttttttttagttttattcaaTACTCTCGGTTTAATGTCCATGAATCCTACCTCTTAGTTGACATggctcaattttttttgtctctgaTCAACTTTGTGATTTTGATCCTTTGTTAATTTGATTAAGTGTTTAGTATCAGGTTTTTTTGTGCAAAGTTTCAGGACTTTTATTTGTCCCATGTTTAATTTTGACTTGATTGTGTATTTTTTGCTAAGTCTTGACAAGTTGTTAACTCAAATTTTGGCCCTGATCAACTTGATTTGTGGCATTCTCAATTTTGACTTGGTGGTCTATTCTTGAATAAGtgaaggacaaaaaataaaaatttaagtcctggaactatataaaaaaaaaaataggactcCCAAATTAAGGAAATACAATAGTTAAACAAATTCTATCTCTTAAGATTGACATTGATGTCTTGGAAAatgtttaagataaataaaaatgttacatATATTCATTTCTGTGGTAAAAACAAACGTGTGCcatgttgatgttttttttttatcaagccaCTGATAACAAATATACTGATCTTGTGACCAAAAATAACCTTATGATTAACTCTAATGAAGATGTTATTATCTCTTATTGTGGTGAACCTGTCATACTGTTAATGATAATTAACGTGCAATTTTTTCACTACACCAAACAAATGAAGTGTACTCACTTCCACTCTCTTATCTCTTTCCTTTCCAACATATTTCTTACCGAATAAACAGATTATAGGGGTTAAagcaaaaattaattcatttcatGAATATAACTTTTGAAGTTAAACTCCTAACTACAAGAAAAGTCTCTTACTCAAACCGGTAAAATTTTATATCTGCTGTGACGTAGAAATGTTTTCATCTTTACTGCTATTTCTTAGTACGCCTTCGATAAATTCCTAGTCATGATTAATTTGATTGGAcctaaaacaatataaattgaAAAGCAGTACGGTTATTGTATGGGTGGTAAACAAATTTAATACTTAACCCGTCACTCAAATTaactaaatcaaaatattttccttttcattatTTAATGCATCGTTTTCAGAAGAAAATTGTAAGAAATATTCTTATTGTTCTATTCCATTGTCAATATCTTATTTCATAGTTGAGTGTTGAGTGATGACCGTCAACCTAACTAACTAATACTAGAAACCAACAAATGCATCAACTTTTggatcttatatataaaaaataaaagataacattTTCTTAATCTTAATTATAACAAACATAGGATTATTTTCAGAGGTAGATGCACTTGCAATGGTGTGGGGTTGGACAATTGTCACCACAAGAATTCTTCTTTTATGTgcatttgtgtaaaaaaaaaaagatttttttcccataaaaaatagatattaccACATAAgataatttatctttaaataaatataagaaattaaaaaaaattgatcctaACTTCACTATTTAATCTTTTAACTTATTAGATAAAGTAGTAAAGTTAGGATCAATTTTTTCTtgcaattataatttgtaaaaatttaatattttatatttattttgtcatgatattatgtatttttttaaaaaaacttatgatatttttctcttgaaaaatataataaactacttagttatttatgttttttatgcttattttttttaaaaaaatcacttgtaATTCCTAAAcaaatttttaacttatttatcaTGAAAGGGAATGCATTTATTAAGCTATCAAAAATCAAGGTAGACTcgtttattattaaattatcttttgattacttaaattatttaatatcatGGTTAGTTttggaataaaaatataatttataaaaaattaaccaatCTAATCATTTTTATTGCTCTTGGTTAATTAGATAGttgtttatttatacataagACTGGGGTGGTATTATAtgatacttttaaaaatataagaaaaaatgaatatgtaaattaataatatttaaaataaaatttaaaatgtatataaataatcatataattcagaaattatttaagttaaattttaaaatatgagttacaagattaaattataaaatttaaataattaatttaaaatacataaaatttaaaatttgttaacatttcaaaataatacGTATTTTATTATAGTCAAgggttaaaaatgttttaaaaattaacgaTTTTTCCTTTgcattatacaaaataaatgattagtttagataattaaaaattataatcattaatattttgaatatgtaaaTTATAGTTCTTCATGATTGATTTGCAGCAAAAGTGGGTATGGCAGCAACTTTTATTCTTATCTCTTGGCCTaacttttttaaagataatttatattttttttattaacaaatgttAATGGTTAgatttttataaatagaaaattgaaCCCGTactattttattcttcttcttcttttctaacCCTCCAACTAATCTTATATTTCCGTAATCTTCAATCTTGAATGTTGGGGAAGCTCAAAAAAGCACTTCTAAGTTCGTGAATGATCCATTGTTAAGACGCAACAAATTCATCTTCCAAGGTACATATGTACCCTTGATGCTGCAGTTGGGGGCTTCTCGCTCATCACACTTTCTGGGACATTGTATGTGCAGTGGGAGGGAAAAGGTGTGGGAATTTTTTGccataataaaattacatttctgTTTTGTTAAAAAGAAACAACAGAAATATGATTCTGTTGTCGTACACACGGAATCAAATTTATGCTACACACTGGGatgaaaaaattaacttaatgtATAATATGATTactttgtatatatataacatgatcatatttttattggtttttttttccacCTCAAATAATAACGGAAACATGATCATGCTGCATACTTGTACAGTAGAATCATATTTAtgtgatattttgttttttcaccCTCCATTTATGTAACTAAAAGGCACTCACATGGACTCTGTCAATAACAATACCCACTACAATAATTATAGAGTCAAtctccaacaaaagaaaaaaaaatgttgaagagTCAACTTCTCACAAAACTTCCATTTATCATAGCTAgtgcatttttgttttattgttgtaagacttttggaacaaaatgagattcataaaaatatcaaatattttaatttgcaaAATTGAGTTTGTGGACcattaaattttgttgaaaTTTATGCACCACATTTTGAACGGAAAAACCATACATAGTCCTAATTTAGTACTAGTCTTTGCTTGTGGCAATGAGAATAATGAATCCTTCCTTTATTGCCAAATAggtttgattaaattttaagttgacaTAATTGGATTgtatttgattttagttttccgattttttcaaattaattaagttattttttttataaaaaaagtaatttaagtttctgttttttttttataaaaaattcacactttgttaattttttatttaatgtattttataaattgaatagattatattttatttcatttaaaatttattaagtaaAGCATTAAATTTTACacagaataaaaaatatcacaatttttcattgtcaaattttaatctcccatttttataaatttttttacatcatactaagtttttagtaaatttcatattttaaaattattttatataaaagtacATCATTAATTTctgaatatttaaatataaattaagaaatttaagtAAAATAGTAATGACAGAATAcatttgcttaattttttagaaagacttaattaatttgaaaaatattcaaaaaaaaatgaaaagtgtaCACGATTCTAAATAAAAGGACTgaatattcaattaaaattataaaaaaataaaaatgaaaattaatcagtttaagattatattatgttttgaatcttaaaaaatatttctatataatgttttttcatctttattctACCTTATTTGGggatcattttctaacattttttaaaaaccattGCTTCACTTTTCTTGTAGACTTTTTTCCCCCACCAAAATTGGTACTTTTGCAAAACTATTTAGCAGTAtgggtattttagaaaattatttacCTATTGGGATGATTCTTGTGATCTATAAGATTTAGGAGGTGTTATTGTGAATGATATCCTATGTCACAATTTTCAC
This genomic interval from Glycine max cultivar Williams 82 chromosome 5, Glycine_max_v4.0, whole genome shotgun sequence contains the following:
- the LOC100780660 gene encoding L-type lectin-domain containing receptor kinase S.1, which translates into the protein MSPSNSPVAAETLFSGTVFLILLHLSLFLTPTLSLDFLFNSFAGVTNLTLIKDARVDASVIRMNNDSNQYSYGRAFYPIKIPMTKTNSSISSFSTSFVFSILPQISTSPGFGLAFVLCNTTNPPGALASQYFGLFTNATSPSVFPLVAVEFDTGRNPEFNDIDDNHIGIDLNNIESINATTAGYFNSSGAFVPVRMRTGQNIHAWIDFNGENLEFNVTVAPVGVSRPTKPSLSYQNPAIADYVSADMYVGFSASKTNWIEAQRVLAWSFSDSGPAKELNTTNLPVFQLESSSSSISGGAIAGIVVGCFVFVLICASGFYLWWRMNKAKEEEDEIEDWELEYWPHRFSYEELSSATGEFRKEMLLGSGGFGRVYRGTLPNHTQIAVKCVNHDSKQGLREFMAEISSMGRLQHKNLVQMRGWCRKGNELMLVYDYMPNGSLNKWVFDKSEKLLGWEQRRRILVDVAEGLNYLHHGWDQVVIHRDIKSSNILLDADMRGRLGDFGLAKLYTHGEVPNTTRVVGTLGYLAPELATVAAPTSASDVYSFGVVLLEVACGRRPIETSVAEEEVVLIDWVRELYAKGCAREAADAWIRGEYDEGDVEMVLKLGLACCHPDPQRRPTMKEVVALLLGEEPQEAPGKVLSDLVRGGKDMDETAPLQPSPPPV